A single genomic interval of Candidatus Binatia bacterium harbors:
- a CDS encoding enoyl-CoA hydratase/isomerase family protein, with amino-acid sequence MIELSREGAIHRITLNNGPNMIDLDWLDRMHAVLDTVEADCEGEAGLVLTGTGKFFCSGLNVEKLMALTEEEIPRFSSGMLGFMRRLVSLPVPTVAAINGHAFAGGAFVTLGCDYRVMRADKGWVCISEVDVGVAIGDPMMRLLKAKLTPQIARNAALTGKRYTAEEALDAGMVDRISTEEALLAEATALAASMASKERGIFSTIKRQLNADLIKGFTVEA; translated from the coding sequence GTGATTGAACTTAGCCGAGAAGGCGCCATTCACCGGATCACGCTGAACAATGGTCCCAATATGATCGACCTCGATTGGCTCGATCGCATGCACGCGGTTCTCGATACGGTGGAGGCCGATTGCGAGGGGGAGGCGGGCCTGGTGCTGACCGGGACCGGGAAGTTCTTCTGCAGTGGGCTGAATGTCGAGAAGCTGATGGCCTTGACCGAAGAGGAGATCCCTCGATTCAGCTCGGGCATGTTGGGCTTCATGCGCCGGTTGGTCTCCTTGCCCGTGCCGACAGTCGCGGCAATCAATGGACACGCTTTTGCCGGCGGGGCTTTTGTGACGCTCGGTTGTGACTATCGGGTCATGCGGGCTGACAAGGGATGGGTCTGTATTTCGGAAGTGGATGTGGGCGTTGCGATCGGAGACCCCATGATGCGTTTGCTCAAGGCCAAGCTGACTCCGCAAATCGCACGAAACGCTGCCTTGACCGGCAAGCGTTATACGGCCGAGGAAGCTCTCGATGCCGGGATGGTCGACAGGATCTCGACCGAAGAGGCCTTGCTGGCCGAGGCGACGGCCCTGGCGGCCAGTATGGCGAGCAAGGAGCGTGGCATTTTCTCCACGATCAAACGTCAACTGAATGCAGATTTGATCAAAGGCTTCACAGTCGAAGCCTGA
- a CDS encoding acyl-CoA dehydrogenase family protein produces the protein MSSESIEEFRQEVVNWVEENLPQEIRVGNRQSMMGLPVTREWIKKLTDRGWVCPEWPVEYGGAGLDRKQAAVVKAELASRRAPMVKGFGTQMIGPTLLEFGTEEQKLEFLPKIARNEMNWCQGYSEPGAGSDLASLQTRAVRDGDEYVVTGQKIWTSYAHAADWIFCLVRTDPDAPKHEGITFILFPMKQEGVEVSRLTLIDGSADFSQVFFEGARAQAKHVVGEVNKGWTVAKRLLQHERSSDGGSEGGILGAMKETFVDIVKREVGLEDSKLADPSMRQKMASQEMEAKALSLTMKRAMAEARAKQTGRDISSLGKYRWANMVKNEQDLVVQAMGTQGLGWSGPGFEDTQLERTRALLTTRSDSIWGGTNEVQLNVIAKRVLQIPE, from the coding sequence ATGTCATCTGAATCCATCGAAGAATTTCGCCAGGAAGTCGTAAATTGGGTTGAAGAAAATCTCCCGCAAGAAATCCGTGTCGGCAATCGCCAATCGATGATGGGCCTCCCGGTTACCCGGGAGTGGATCAAAAAGCTCACGGATCGAGGTTGGGTCTGTCCGGAATGGCCAGTCGAATACGGCGGTGCGGGTCTGGATCGCAAACAGGCTGCGGTGGTCAAGGCGGAGCTGGCATCGCGCCGCGCACCTATGGTCAAGGGCTTCGGAACGCAGATGATCGGCCCGACTCTTCTCGAATTCGGGACCGAAGAACAGAAGCTTGAATTCCTGCCGAAAATCGCCCGCAATGAGATGAATTGGTGTCAGGGCTACAGCGAGCCGGGCGCGGGTTCGGATCTCGCCAGCCTGCAAACCCGCGCGGTTCGCGATGGGGATGAGTACGTCGTGACAGGCCAGAAGATCTGGACGTCGTACGCGCATGCCGCCGATTGGATTTTCTGTCTGGTCCGCACGGATCCGGACGCGCCCAAGCATGAAGGCATTACCTTCATCCTCTTCCCGATGAAGCAGGAAGGCGTCGAGGTTTCTCGCCTGACTCTGATCGACGGCAGCGCGGATTTCTCGCAGGTGTTCTTCGAGGGCGCTCGGGCGCAGGCCAAGCATGTTGTCGGCGAAGTCAACAAGGGTTGGACGGTCGCCAAGCGGCTTTTGCAGCATGAGCGCTCTTCGGATGGCGGCAGCGAAGGCGGCATTCTGGGCGCGATGAAAGAGACGTTTGTGGACATCGTAAAGCGGGAAGTCGGCTTGGAAGACAGCAAGTTGGCCGATCCCTCCATGCGACAGAAGATGGCAAGCCAGGAGATGGAAGCCAAGGCGCTCTCGCTCACCATGAAGCGGGCAATGGCCGAGGCCCGGGCCAAGCAGACGGGTCGAGATATCAGTTCTCTGGGCAAATACCGTTGGGCAAATATGGTCAAGAACGAGCAGGATCTGGTGGTTCAGGCCATGGGAACTCAAGGGTTGGGATGGTCGGGTCCTGGTTTCGAGGACACCCAGCTGGAGCGCACCCGCGCGCTGCTGACCACGCGTTCGGATTCGATTTGGGGCGGTACCAACGAGGTGCAGCTCAACGTCATTGCCAAGCGCGTCCTGCAGATTCCGGAGTAG
- a CDS encoding acyl-CoA/acyl-ACP dehydrogenase → MGLILTENQLMLRDMARNFFDEKSPVSRMRALRDTEDATGFGQDLWREMGELGWIGIPFPEEVGGSGMGYGELGAVLAEAGRVLAPEPFVSTVLLGGNAVALGGQEALQKQLLPGVCQGQRILCLALQEQGRFSPYAVETSAKAEGDRFVVNGTKQFVLDGHAAEQIILVARTSGSRGDRDGLALLVVDAGAEGVVVERSQLVDGRSATTITFSNVSVDADRLLGEVDRGAEILDAVLDRATIGLCAEMVGCFEEAFERTLEYLKIREQFGVKIGSFQALRHRAAHMFGELEFARSVVRDAQSAIDDNRDDIAECASAAKSRCSDVAKLIGGEAIQMYGGIGMTDDEEIGLFFKRLKALELTLGDSIYHRDRFAGLRGY, encoded by the coding sequence ATGGGACTTATACTCACCGAGAATCAACTCATGTTGCGCGATATGGCGCGGAACTTCTTCGACGAGAAGTCTCCGGTCAGTCGCATGCGTGCGCTCCGCGACACGGAAGATGCAACTGGTTTTGGCCAGGACCTTTGGCGCGAAATGGGCGAGCTCGGCTGGATCGGGATTCCTTTTCCCGAGGAAGTCGGGGGCTCGGGTATGGGTTACGGGGAACTCGGCGCCGTGCTCGCCGAAGCCGGCCGCGTCCTGGCGCCGGAGCCCTTTGTTTCGACAGTTCTCCTCGGCGGCAACGCGGTCGCTCTGGGTGGTCAGGAAGCTCTGCAGAAGCAGCTTCTGCCGGGTGTTTGTCAGGGACAGAGGATTCTTTGTCTGGCGCTGCAGGAACAGGGTCGATTTTCTCCGTACGCTGTCGAAACGAGCGCCAAGGCCGAAGGGGATCGGTTTGTCGTGAACGGCACCAAGCAATTTGTTCTCGACGGCCATGCCGCCGAACAAATCATCCTTGTGGCCCGCACCTCGGGTTCGCGCGGCGACCGTGACGGATTGGCCCTGTTGGTCGTCGATGCCGGCGCAGAAGGCGTCGTTGTCGAGCGCAGTCAGTTGGTCGACGGCCGCTCTGCGACGACAATCACCTTCTCGAATGTTTCGGTCGATGCGGATCGGCTTCTCGGAGAGGTCGATCGTGGTGCTGAAATCCTCGATGCGGTTTTGGACCGCGCCACGATCGGGTTGTGCGCGGAAATGGTGGGCTGCTTCGAGGAAGCTTTCGAGCGGACCCTGGAGTACCTGAAAATTCGAGAACAGTTCGGGGTGAAGATCGGCAGCTTTCAGGCACTGCGACACCGCGCTGCCCATATGTTCGGCGAACTCGAATTTGCAAGGTCGGTGGTCCGGGATGCGCAGAGTGCGATTGATGATAACCGCGACGACATCGCCGAATGCGCCAGCGCAGCAAAGTCTCGTTGCTCGGATGTTGCCAAGTTGATCGGCGGCGAAGCGATCCAGATGTACGGCGGGATCGGCATGACGGACGACGAGGAAATCGGCCTTTTCTTCAAACGGCTCAAGGCTTTGGAACTGACCCTGGGCGACAGCATTTACCACCGCGACCGCTTTGCCGGTCTGCGCGGCTACTGA
- a CDS encoding TetR/AcrR family transcriptional regulator, whose product MSTTKNTRQRILDESLQRFNRNGYSTTTLAEIADAVGIAEGNLWYHFRTKIDLVKVLVQQCRDDMKANRSRSATSSTADDYVVGILSAVRIQLRYRFLLRDYLQFSDSIQAIAVDPDAIAVRKMLRKLLGRLEREGMFRRDIPIDLEILARSLWIISRYWPDYLREQDGCTDVTWADQHRGFQHHFAVLLPYLTASARQRLTEALERATDSPSEDTPVPTDRTDTPQPSGQRSTSA is encoded by the coding sequence ATGAGCACCACCAAAAACACACGCCAACGGATTCTCGACGAGAGCCTGCAGCGCTTCAATCGCAATGGGTACAGCACGACCACGCTGGCCGAGATCGCCGACGCGGTCGGGATCGCCGAGGGCAATCTCTGGTACCATTTTCGCACCAAAATCGACCTGGTCAAAGTTCTGGTGCAGCAATGTCGCGATGATATGAAAGCCAATCGATCGCGATCGGCTACCAGTTCCACAGCGGACGATTATGTCGTCGGGATCCTCTCCGCCGTGCGGATTCAGCTACGGTACCGCTTTCTCTTGAGGGATTATCTGCAATTCTCCGACTCGATCCAAGCCATAGCCGTGGACCCCGATGCGATCGCGGTCCGGAAGATGCTGCGCAAGCTCCTCGGGCGCCTCGAGCGTGAAGGTATGTTCCGCCGCGATATTCCGATCGATCTCGAAATTCTCGCACGATCCTTGTGGATCATCAGCCGGTATTGGCCCGACTATCTCCGCGAGCAGGACGGGTGCACCGATGTGACGTGGGCGGATCAACACCGCGGTTTCCAGCACCATTTCGCCGTCCTGCTCCCCTACCTGACAGCATCGGCCCGCCAGCGCCTGACCGAAGCCTTGGAGCGAGCAACGGATAGTCCGTCAGAAGATACCCCGGTGCCAACCGATAGAACCGATACACCGCAACCATCCGGCCAGCGAAGCACCTCAGCCTGA
- a CDS encoding haloalkane dehalogenase, giving the protein MKILRTPDERFEGLPGYPFEAHYVQIPAGDGDELRMHYLDEGPRDGEVILCLHGQPVWSYLYRKMIPVLVKGGYRVIAPDLIGFGKSDKPAQRSDYTYANHVAWLTSLLSSLELTDLTMVCQDWGGLLGLRALTEHPDWFARAVVANTGLPDAKGIPDEMAGPMRTMLENTPALPIPEMFAKLSANENGVGFMYWVKYCAEFPDLDIGAVVNLSSGDKMNADEIRAYEAPFPDETYKQGARQFPSLVPIIPDDPAIPANREGWKVLEAFEKPLITIFGESDPVSQGGEKRFRKSVPGAQGQKHQILKGVGHFLQEEVGEEFAALILDFCKANPIRSGR; this is encoded by the coding sequence ATGAAAATTTTGCGCACACCGGACGAACGTTTCGAGGGCCTTCCGGGCTATCCATTCGAAGCGCACTACGTGCAAATCCCCGCAGGCGATGGCGACGAGCTGCGCATGCATTATCTGGATGAAGGACCTCGAGACGGCGAGGTAATCCTCTGCCTGCACGGACAACCCGTCTGGTCGTATCTCTATCGGAAGATGATTCCGGTGCTGGTCAAAGGTGGCTACCGGGTCATCGCTCCCGACCTGATCGGCTTTGGCAAATCCGACAAGCCGGCCCAACGCAGCGACTATACCTACGCCAACCACGTGGCCTGGCTGACCAGCCTTCTTTCGAGCCTCGAGCTCACCGACCTCACGATGGTCTGTCAGGATTGGGGCGGTTTGCTGGGATTGCGCGCACTGACCGAGCACCCGGATTGGTTTGCCCGCGCCGTGGTGGCCAATACCGGATTGCCCGACGCCAAGGGCATTCCCGACGAGATGGCCGGCCCGATGCGCACGATGCTGGAGAACACCCCGGCACTCCCGATTCCCGAGATGTTTGCCAAACTCAGCGCGAACGAAAACGGTGTCGGCTTCATGTACTGGGTCAAATATTGCGCCGAATTTCCGGATCTCGATATCGGAGCCGTGGTGAACCTTTCTTCGGGCGACAAAATGAATGCCGATGAAATCCGCGCCTACGAGGCGCCCTTCCCGGATGAGACCTACAAACAGGGCGCCCGTCAGTTCCCGTCGCTCGTCCCGATCATTCCCGACGACCCGGCGATTCCGGCCAATCGGGAAGGCTGGAAAGTTCTGGAGGCGTTCGAGAAACCCCTGATCACGATCTTTGGCGAGAGCGATCCGGTCAGCCAGGGCGGGGAAAAACGGTTCCGGAAATCGGTTCCCGGGGCGCAGGGGCAAAAGCATCAGATCCTGAAAGGCGTCGGACACTTTCTTCAGGAAGAAGTCGGTGAGGAATTCGCCGCCTTGATCCTCGATTTCTGTAAAGCCAACCCTATCCGGTCGGGCAGATGA
- a CDS encoding DUF3604 domain-containing protein: MSILKKIFGVLSCLLVLGIILAWFNGGSGLYRMYQATSPTTAPADYTLQDDTLVDIPPFEPKKSTSYNPEKNLYWGDLHVHTEASFDAKLFGTNLTIEDAYRFARGESLRSPGGESMQLSRPLDFVAITDHAEGFGMRTRCGDEGLTVVEKVNCWFLEKPNVITFQLLRGIAVQPGDSSNTEPDGSPSPAGIYQPEARRPSDISLLPLCKFGEGGVERCFRDSNADWAEYIELADLYYDPGTLTTFAAYEFSPSLPDSGKHHRNVIFNDTRQLPEHAISSLDVNNALELWRGLEETCTEPCDFLTIPHNMNKGWGLFYSRYTWDGKPYDIEDWRLRKRREPLAEMYQVKGASECALGVGATDEECAFSQILAPCEPGQKTGCAFQTGFARQGLKVGMELDQELGFNPLAFGMIAATDTHNASPGDVEEWDFVGKTGAISSPAIRRFRQLSDDTPPYNGILQFYTSGGIAGVWAEENTREAIFAAMQRREAYATSGPRMMLRFFAGWGFAPSIINDAAPISTASSGGVPMGGVLQPEADQIESPTFFVWAAADTQSALLQRVQMVKGWIDANGKTHEKVWDVACADGKKVDPATQRCPDYEASVNLQDCSLEGDGGATELMAAFRDPDFETDQAAFYYVRALQNPTCRWSTYDAIRLGNDPDPRVPATIRERVWSSPIWIDP, translated from the coding sequence ATGAGCATATTGAAGAAAATCTTTGGGGTCCTGTCCTGCCTTTTGGTGCTCGGAATTATTCTTGCCTGGTTCAATGGAGGCTCTGGTCTCTACCGGATGTATCAAGCGACATCGCCGACCACCGCGCCCGCAGACTATACGCTTCAAGACGACACTCTGGTGGACATCCCTCCGTTCGAGCCAAAGAAATCGACCTCTTACAACCCCGAGAAGAATTTATATTGGGGCGATCTGCATGTGCACACGGAAGCGAGCTTTGATGCCAAGCTCTTCGGCACGAACCTGACGATCGAAGACGCCTATCGCTTTGCCCGCGGGGAGTCGCTGCGCAGTCCCGGCGGGGAAAGCATGCAATTATCGCGACCTCTCGACTTTGTGGCCATCACCGACCATGCCGAGGGTTTCGGGATGCGCACCCGTTGCGGCGACGAGGGCCTCACGGTTGTCGAGAAAGTGAATTGCTGGTTTCTCGAAAAGCCCAACGTGATCACCTTCCAACTCCTCCGCGGGATTGCGGTGCAACCTGGGGATTCCTCGAACACCGAACCTGACGGAAGTCCCAGCCCCGCTGGCATCTACCAGCCCGAAGCTCGTCGACCTTCCGACATCTCCCTCCTGCCGCTCTGTAAGTTCGGTGAAGGTGGTGTGGAACGCTGCTTCCGCGACAGCAACGCCGACTGGGCGGAATATATCGAATTGGCCGATCTCTATTACGACCCCGGTACGCTGACCACATTTGCCGCCTATGAATTCTCACCCAGCCTGCCCGACTCCGGCAAGCACCATCGCAATGTCATCTTCAACGACACTCGTCAGTTACCCGAACACGCGATCTCGTCGCTCGACGTCAATAATGCTCTCGAGCTCTGGCGTGGGCTGGAGGAAACCTGCACCGAGCCCTGCGACTTCCTGACGATTCCGCATAATATGAACAAGGGATGGGGGTTGTTCTACAGCCGCTATACCTGGGATGGAAAGCCCTACGACATCGAAGACTGGCGGCTGCGCAAACGACGCGAGCCTCTGGCCGAAATGTATCAGGTGAAGGGCGCCTCGGAATGTGCGCTGGGCGTGGGAGCCACCGACGAAGAATGTGCCTTCAGTCAAATTCTGGCCCCATGCGAGCCCGGACAAAAAACCGGATGCGCGTTTCAGACAGGCTTCGCCCGCCAAGGACTGAAGGTCGGTATGGAACTCGATCAGGAACTCGGATTCAACCCGCTGGCGTTCGGGATGATCGCCGCCACCGACACTCATAATGCCTCCCCGGGAGACGTCGAAGAATGGGATTTCGTGGGCAAGACGGGTGCGATCAGCTCCCCGGCGATTCGCCGCTTCCGGCAACTCAGCGACGACACTCCGCCTTATAATGGCATCCTGCAATTCTACACCTCGGGCGGCATTGCCGGGGTCTGGGCCGAGGAAAATACTCGCGAAGCTATTTTCGCCGCGATGCAACGACGCGAAGCCTATGCGACATCCGGCCCACGTATGATGCTGCGATTTTTTGCCGGTTGGGGCTTTGCGCCTTCGATCATCAACGACGCTGCCCCCATCTCGACCGCTTCCTCCGGCGGCGTCCCGATGGGTGGCGTGCTCCAACCCGAAGCGGACCAGATCGAGAGCCCGACCTTTTTTGTATGGGCAGCTGCCGACACGCAGAGTGCACTCTTGCAGCGGGTCCAGATGGTCAAGGGCTGGATTGACGCGAACGGTAAAACACACGAAAAGGTCTGGGACGTGGCCTGTGCCGACGGGAAGAAGGTCGACCCGGCAACGCAGCGATGCCCGGACTATGAGGCTTCCGTCAACCTGCAGGATTGCAGTCTCGAGGGCGACGGGGGTGCCACCGAGTTGATGGCGGCTTTTCGCGACCCCGACTTTGAGACCGACCAGGCCGCCTTCTACTACGTGCGTGCCCTGCAGAACCCGACCTGTCGATGGTCGACCTATGATGCCATCCGGCTGGGCAACGATCCCGACCCGCGCGTGCCTGCCACCATCCGCGAACGGGTCTGGTCCTCGCCGATCTGGATTGACCCATGA
- a CDS encoding phytanoyl-CoA dioxygenase family protein encodes MASNIIPECSANTSPDSMYKMLAESGCLVIHDIATPDAIAKVRDELAETMASAPVEENDPASFYAGKTRRAVALIHRSPTALELMMDARIEKLCDQHLLENCDRYHLNVTAAVEVGPGARDQILHREEDLFPYFTLPRPNLILATMWALSDFTVENGGTQLVPGSHRWEEGRVAEPSEVARAAMPAGSVLVWLGGTLHGAGANITIDNWRYGMILTYALSWLRQEENQNLSMTLEEAFSLPEAVQSRMGFSMDYEGGLGFYDPSVILKAGK; translated from the coding sequence ATGGCAAGCAACATCATCCCGGAGTGTTCGGCGAATACGAGTCCCGATTCGATGTACAAGATGCTGGCCGAGTCAGGCTGCCTGGTGATTCATGATATCGCCACGCCCGATGCGATCGCGAAAGTCCGGGACGAGCTTGCAGAAACAATGGCTTCGGCACCCGTGGAAGAGAACGATCCGGCATCTTTCTACGCGGGCAAAACGCGCCGGGCGGTGGCCCTGATCCACCGCAGCCCGACAGCACTTGAGCTGATGATGGACGCACGGATCGAGAAACTCTGCGACCAGCACCTGCTGGAGAACTGCGATCGATACCACCTGAATGTGACCGCGGCCGTCGAAGTCGGGCCTGGCGCGCGAGATCAGATTCTTCACCGGGAGGAGGATCTCTTTCCTTACTTTACCTTACCGCGCCCCAACCTGATTCTCGCAACCATGTGGGCCCTCTCGGACTTCACCGTCGAAAATGGCGGAACCCAGCTGGTCCCGGGAAGTCATCGCTGGGAGGAAGGTCGAGTCGCGGAGCCCTCTGAGGTTGCGCGCGCGGCCATGCCGGCCGGATCCGTTCTGGTCTGGCTGGGCGGCACCCTTCATGGCGCCGGTGCCAACATCACAATCGACAACTGGCGCTATGGGATGATCCTGACATATGCGCTCAGCTGGCTGAGGCAGGAAGAAAACCAGAACCTCTCGATGACACTCGAAGAGGCCTTCTCGCTGCCCGAAGCCGTCCAGAGCCGGATGGGCTTCTCGATGGACTATGAAGGCGGTCTGGGATTCTACGATCCGTCCGTCATCCTGAAGGCCGGGAAATGA
- a CDS encoding TIGR03617 family F420-dependent LLM class oxidoreductase, giving the protein MADVPAAAREVEELGFSGLWTAETSHDPYLPVALAAEHTSRIDLGTSIAVAFPRSPMVHAMTAWDLAQQSGGRFILGLGTQVRGHNKRRFGVNWQKPGPQLREMIQMIRAAWDCFQNGTTPAFKGEYYEFTLMSPFFNPGPIDYPQIPIYIAGVNPYICRLAGEMCDGFHVHPLHSVEYVENYVRPWIAEGAAKAGRDPSSIQLASTCFTIVGDSDKEREAMRQMVRSQISFYASTPAYKPVLAAHGWEDVAPHLTTKSRAGDWAGMADLITDEMLDVFTVTGTWSDIAGKMKARYEGVLDRIGFYVPFNPGRDTDRWKSLVASFRE; this is encoded by the coding sequence TTGGCCGACGTTCCCGCCGCCGCGCGGGAGGTGGAGGAGCTGGGGTTCAGCGGGTTGTGGACCGCCGAGACGTCCCACGACCCTTATCTCCCGGTCGCACTGGCCGCCGAGCATACCTCGCGCATCGATTTGGGCACCTCGATCGCGGTTGCCTTCCCGCGCAGTCCGATGGTGCATGCGATGACGGCGTGGGATCTCGCGCAGCAATCGGGAGGACGATTCATTCTCGGCCTGGGCACGCAGGTGCGTGGCCATAACAAGCGTCGCTTCGGCGTTAATTGGCAAAAGCCCGGTCCGCAGTTGCGGGAGATGATCCAGATGATTCGCGCCGCCTGGGATTGTTTTCAGAACGGGACCACCCCTGCGTTCAAGGGCGAGTATTACGAATTCACCCTGATGAGCCCTTTCTTTAATCCGGGGCCGATCGATTATCCGCAAATTCCCATCTATATCGCCGGCGTGAATCCCTATATCTGCCGCCTGGCCGGCGAAATGTGCGATGGATTTCACGTTCACCCGTTGCATTCGGTGGAGTATGTCGAGAACTATGTCCGGCCATGGATCGCGGAAGGGGCGGCGAAAGCGGGCCGAGACCCGTCCAGCATTCAGCTCGCGTCCACTTGCTTCACGATTGTCGGTGACAGCGACAAGGAAAGGGAAGCGATGCGCCAGATGGTGCGCAGTCAGATTTCCTTTTACGCATCCACTCCAGCCTACAAGCCTGTTCTGGCAGCCCACGGCTGGGAAGATGTCGCGCCGCACCTGACCACCAAGAGTCGGGCCGGTGATTGGGCGGGCATGGCGGATTTGATTACCGATGAAATGCTGGACGTGTTCACGGTGACCGGCACATGGTCGGATATCGCCGGCAAGATGAAGGCGCGCTATGAGGGCGTGCTGGACCGGATCGGTTTCTACGTGCCGTTCAACCCGGGGCGCGACACCGATCGCTGGAAGTCATTGGTGGCCAGCTTTCGCGAATGA
- the smpB gene encoding SsrA-binding protein SmpB, which yields MARESGVKQVADNRKARHDYSLDEKFEAGIVLLGPEVKSLREGRINLKDGYARVTRQGQIELVGVHISPWTHANQDAPDPERVRRLLLHRQEIDRIGGKTRERGFTLVPTRVYFKDGKAKVEIALARGKERQDKRQDLKESEAKREIQRALKVRNR from the coding sequence ATGGCTCGTGAGTCCGGAGTGAAGCAGGTGGCGGACAACCGCAAGGCGCGCCACGACTACTCCCTCGACGAAAAGTTCGAGGCGGGAATCGTGTTGCTGGGGCCCGAGGTGAAGTCCCTTCGTGAGGGGCGGATCAATCTGAAGGACGGCTATGCGCGGGTCACGCGGCAAGGCCAGATCGAATTGGTTGGTGTTCATATTTCGCCCTGGACCCATGCGAATCAGGACGCTCCTGACCCGGAGCGGGTCCGTCGATTACTCTTGCACCGACAAGAGATTGATCGAATCGGTGGTAAAACCCGAGAACGGGGTTTTACCTTGGTCCCCACCCGGGTGTATTTCAAGGATGGAAAGGCGAAGGTCGAAATCGCTCTCGCCCGCGGCAAGGAGAGACAGGACAAACGCCAGGACCTGAAGGAGAGCGAAGCCAAGCGCGAGATCCAACGGGCCCTGAAAGTTCGGAATCGTTGA
- a CDS encoding aspartate 1-decarboxylase — protein MRKMLRGKIHRATVTQADLHYEGSVTIDRTLMAGMDLVEFEAVQIWDVDNGERFETYVLEGEADSGVICVNGAAARKVAVGDLVIIGAFTWMQEEAARAYKPKVVMVDGQNRIKNLAAA, from the coding sequence ATGCGAAAGATGCTCCGTGGAAAGATTCACCGAGCGACCGTGACGCAGGCTGATCTGCATTATGAGGGCTCCGTTACGATTGATCGCACGCTGATGGCAGGAATGGACCTGGTCGAGTTCGAGGCAGTCCAGATCTGGGACGTCGATAACGGCGAACGTTTTGAGACCTACGTTCTGGAAGGCGAGGCCGACTCCGGTGTCATCTGCGTCAATGGTGCCGCCGCGCGCAAGGTAGCTGTCGGGGACCTCGTAATCATCGGCGCTTTCACCTGGATGCAAGAAGAGGCTGCCCGGGCCTACAAGCCCAAAGTGGTTATGGTGGACGGCCAGAACCGCATCAAGAATCTGGCAGCGGCCTGA
- the panC gene encoding pantoate--beta-alanine ligase, translating into MRQIDAVADMRVWAERTRAAGLRIALVPTMGFLHEGHLSLVREAKRRGDRVVVSIFVNPIQFDREEDLTSYPREMERDCALLAREGVDIVFSPAAQSMYADDFSSLVDVEKLTEGLCGSKRPGHFRGVATVVTKLFHAVQPHFAVFGEKDYQQLAVVRRMARDLDFGVEIIGGAVAREADGLAMSSRNSRLSPAGRAAAVCVPRALDVARLAVADGLRDSARVRQLLQTGLAQAGDARLEYGEVVCPDSLEPVQTITGPVQLAVAVWLDGVRLIDNVRMDPRETSPELLAVAKPTPAPGTSYPGDGAAPWLAERGRR; encoded by the coding sequence CTGCGACAGATTGATGCAGTCGCCGATATGCGGGTCTGGGCCGAGCGCACCCGAGCTGCCGGGTTGCGGATCGCGCTGGTGCCGACGATGGGCTTTTTGCACGAAGGCCATCTTTCCCTGGTGCGAGAAGCCAAACGGCGAGGGGATCGGGTTGTCGTCTCGATCTTTGTCAATCCAATTCAATTCGATCGTGAGGAAGATCTCACCTCCTATCCTCGAGAGATGGAGCGAGATTGCGCATTATTGGCTCGCGAGGGCGTCGATATCGTCTTTTCGCCTGCGGCCCAGTCGATGTACGCCGACGATTTTTCCAGTCTGGTGGATGTCGAGAAGTTGACCGAGGGGCTTTGCGGCTCAAAGCGGCCGGGCCACTTTCGTGGTGTTGCGACGGTGGTGACCAAGTTGTTTCACGCCGTGCAGCCACATTTCGCTGTTTTTGGCGAGAAGGATTATCAGCAGTTGGCTGTGGTGCGCCGGATGGCGCGCGATCTGGACTTCGGTGTCGAGATCATCGGCGGCGCGGTTGCCCGCGAAGCGGACGGTCTGGCGATGTCGAGCCGGAATTCGCGGCTTTCTCCGGCCGGTCGCGCGGCGGCCGTCTGCGTGCCCCGCGCTCTCGATGTCGCGCGGTTGGCCGTCGCGGACGGATTGCGAGACTCCGCTCGTGTACGCCAGCTTCTGCAGACCGGATTGGCGCAAGCGGGGGATGCGCGTCTGGAATACGGCGAAGTGGTCTGCCCGGACTCCCTCGAACCAGTTCAGACCATTACAGGCCCGGTGCAGTTGGCGGTGGCCGTGTGGCTTGATGGCGTCAGGTTGATCGATAATGTGCGCATGGATCCACGGGAAACCTCTCCGGAGTTGTTGGCGGTAGCAAAGCCTACCCCCGCGCCGGGAACGAGTTATCCCGGGGATGGCGCTGCGCCCTGGTTGGCCGAGCGCGGGCGGCGATGA